The DNA segment CTTCACCTCCATCAGTCCTCCTACTCCACTTCCTCCTGTCTCTGCCGGACTGCTCAACCTGTGATCTCACGTCTCTAGCAGACCTGGATGTACTGGAGGGTTGCGACGCTTCTGATAAAGATGTATTCCTTGATGTGCTGCTTTCTTCATCCTTATCATATGCCTGAATCTTTTTCTCTTCACTGGAAAGGCAGTCTACAAGCTTTACAGCACTTCTAGGTTCTGAATTATTAGAACTTTTGCCAACTTCACATAGAGGCTCCTGGACACATGCCTGATCTACTCACTAGACCAGTTTTTGATCTTTTGTTGGTGGTTATTGTTTTGGTTGGCTGTGCTTTACCTTTCTGTCTGGTTATTGTGGTGGTCCTACATTTCCCCACTGGTGAGGAACTAACATCTTTGACCTTCATCATTGGGATTCTAGATTTAGGGTTCACATCTGGGAATGGATCTAATCGACTGGTGGCTACTAGTCTAATCTTATGAATTAGTCTCAAAGATGTTAGATCTTTTTTACACCCCAGTGGTGGATGAGGTGCTCTCACTGGCAACCTAGACTTCGGTGGCTTTCTTGTAATGTCTTTGCATTTGGAGATTACATCATTATTCTCTGTACTGCCATCCCTAAAAGTACCAGTGTCCTTTCTGACTGAATCTTCACATGGGTTTATTACTTGATCTGAGCAAAGATCAGACATTAACAGCTGTTTGGCTTGTATGCCACTTTGTAGCAAGCAATGTGTTTCAGCATTTAAGGCCTCAAAATTATCGTTATTACTGTGGTTTCTGGAATTATTGGAAGTTTTCTGGAGGTATGTTTTTGGCTCTGTCCTCGATGAGTCTGTCCTTTGATTGTATTTGCTTGTTCTATAGGTTTCTGGTCCTACTTGATGTTCAGTCTCTGGTGTTTGACTTTGAGAACTATCCGAGTCTACACAAACAAAACCTCTCCTCTCAATGTTGGAAGATTTGAGTCCTATTTTAAAAGAAGTACATAAAGAACTGACTTCTGAATAGGGGGGAGGCTCCATGTCATGAGATGTGTCAGAGTAGTCAGTGCATATCTGAATGATATTGTATGATATAACTGTGTTGTCCTCCATCTTAACTTGTGCTCTCTCAACTATCTGTGGATTTGAGGTGACTACATTTGGTTTTCTGACCCCATCCCTTATCCTCCCTCCAAATGTATGCTCACCGATCTGAAAAAATTGCAGCCTCTCTTCAACAAAATCCCGCTTGCTCATGTCAATCGCACCACTGCGGGTCATCTCAAACATCTTCCCTTCGTGGAAGGGGAAAGGGTTTGGCTCGCTAGTTGGTGTGCTTTCATCAGTTGGGGTTCTTGCAGGAGTTGTGTCAGGGGTTGTTGCTGTAGACTTGTCATCTACTGCTAGCCCAAACGGCTTGGGCTCATCATCTTTAATTCTAGCGTCCACTACTTCATCTTCTCCTCCCTTGCTTGACCAAGGATCAAAGCCTTTTGTTGCAACAGTTTTAAAAGGAGTATTAAACTCCTCATCTAGCTTGTAACTAAAGTAAGTGTCTGACAATCTTTGATCAGATTGTTTTCCATCCTTTTCATTGTCCTTTCCATACTTTTGGTTTGAGGAATCAGTCTTAGCTTTGGTCTTTTTACAATCCTCAGTTGGCAATTCTTCATGAATTACTTCAAGTTTACTTTGGCAACGGTCACTTGGTCTAGACATATTATCTGATGCCCAAAGATCCTTTCTGTTTTCATTGGGAAATCCAAATGGTTTGGCAGTAGGTTCACTTAAGCCGTCATCCTCATCTTGAAGTTCATATCCATCCAGAGAGTCAATCTCAGTGGCATCAGTGTCATGAGAGAACTCTGCAGTTGTCGCTAATGAGCAATCTGTGATGGACTGATCATTGCCATTTTGTTCATAATCAAAATCATCTGCTTTTCCATTACCATTTGGCTCTGGTTCTTTATCATTCTCATTCTTGTCATGTTTTTTTGATGGGCTTTTCTTCAAATCTTTGTCCTCAtcaatcttaaaagtatatttcttTATTGGAATAGGTTTAAAGACAGATTCCTCCTCACTTGAATCGCTATCATTAGCTCCTGGGGGCACAGGAGATGGAGGCTGGACTCTTATTATAGGTTCGGTAAGAAGATGTTTATCATGCTCCTCTTGGAGATTTACTTCCTTCAATTCAGTCTCAGCCTCTGAGGAAGGAGTCAACCCTTTTTTCTCAGGCTGTGAAGAATCAGAATCCAAGGGAGGTGGAGGAGGGAACTCTATATATGCAACTCTTTTGTCTTTTGTCTCCTGGACAGTTTTGTGTTCACCATTGGCCTCATTTTCCGGTACAGATTCTTTCAAAAGAATAGCTTTATCTTGTTCACTATCTTCTGACTCCTCTGAAACCTCAGCTATTGGGCTTGCAATACCTggcataaatgcaataaatggaTCAGGGGTTCTTGAGGTGAGATCATAGCTGACCTCTTCTGAGCTTGGTGTCTCTGGAGTCATAGGACTTTTGCCAGAGCTCTCGATAAAAGAGAGCTGTTCTAAAGTGTCATCATCTGGGCTGCCTTGAGGAGATGCAGGCTGTTTCTGTTTAACTGCAAAAATTGTTCGACTTTCTGAGCTAGCCATCTTTTTTAATGTCCCATTGGTTCCTCCTCCTCCCATATCTTTGTCAGACTGTTTCCCCACTTGAACACTTACATAGACTGGTAAAGTTTTAAGCCCTTTGAAACTTTCTATTGTTGTAACAGTGGATATTTTTTCGACTGAACTAGTGTCACTTAGACCACTTGTTGTTCTACTTTCAGCAGAGACTTCTTCAGAGTTCTTTGTTGCACCTTCCTCTCTCTGTAACTCTAAACGCCCATGAACCCTTGGTTTGGTCAAGGTAGGAATGTGCGATGGGCTTTTTTCAGATAATTTAGTTAATGTGTCTTGATTTGCCTTCTTTGACTGATTATTGTCTGGGGGACCAGGTGATGTTCTCACAGGAATGTGAGATTCTGTCTTTTTCTTAAGGGTCTTTATCTGAAAGTCATTCCTAGTGATATTATCCTTAGATGAGGAAGCTGTTTTAACTGTGTcatttttaatgtcacttttaaaaTACTGCTGCTCTTTGATATCATTAATTGCACTATGCCTGTCTGCAATATTTCCATCTTTCAAATTTTGAGAGCTCACTTGCGTTTTATCAAACTCTTGatctttcattttctcaaaaagTGAGGCTCTTTTTACAACAATATCTGATGTGCTAGATTTTTCAGGTAAACATTTTTCACCcagttgctttgaaacaatagtACTACTGGTACTGTGAGGGGTTAGTTTACTTTTATCAGTTTCTGTTAGTTTTCTAGAAGGTGGGAGTGCTTCATCTGTGGAATCGGCTTTGGAGGGTTTTGAACCAGCAAAAATCTGATATACTGGTAATTTACTTTCTGGTAGTTTTTTAACTGGTTGTTTTGACTGTGTTAGAGGCACATTATGATCCTGTTTCTGTTcttttatttcaaacttttgtCGAACAGAACTCACTCTAGAAGTCTTAACTGGCACTGGGGGGCCTGCATTACCTGTCTTTGCCTGCTTAGGATCTTGGTGTTGTTTTGGCTTGTCCTCACAGAACTGTGACAACACATGCCTCTCAGGACTGTTTGGCATACTTGCACTTTTCCTTTCATTTGTACAGCCAAACATCTTCTGTCTGCCTTTGTCCCATTCCTCAGCTGCACTCTTTTGCTTTTTCTCAGGGCTGCTGCACGTTGAGCTTGGCCCTGACCACTTCTCTCGTGATAATCTTGTTGATTTCTTTTTCTCAGGGGACTTGAGCTCATCATTTAACTGTTCAGTTTTGTCCCTAAAAAACTGGGAAACCTCACTCAGTTTCTCCTCTGCCTCTTTAATGGTCCGATCTACTCTATCTTCATATATGAGTTTCTCTCTATTCCTGTCCTGCCTATCCTGGGTGAATCTCATCCAGACTGCATGTTTAGGGCTACCGGGTTCTGTGGTATAATGTAATACTGTAACTTTGTCATATTGCTCATCTTGTGGGGGATATTTACCTGATTTGtctgatgcattccttgctgactTTAATTTGGACTCCTTCCTGGGGCCAGCTACTGTTTCTCCATATACGCCTTCTGCCCCTTGTAACTCAGTGACTATGCTATGTGCCTGGTCTGCCACTGAGTCCTCAGTATCAGAATGTGATATGTCTAATTTTTCTGAGAGCAACATTTTCTCAGCAAACCTGTATGACTCCCCTCTCAACTCTGATAGCTCATCATCATGATACTCAATTGAATGCTGGCTTAGAAGTTTAAAAGCTTTATATGACTCATCTGCAGTAAGCTGAGATGAACTGGGATGAGACTCTTCCTCTTGAGGAACAGGGGCATTGACTCGGGATGTGTTTAAGAAGAATGGCACTGATTCCTCAGCTGTAAGTTCCTCCTCATCTTGAAGAACCTCATAATCACCATCAACCCTTTCAACAAGTTCCTTGAGACCTCGGTCACTCTTGCAAATAAACTCTGGATGCCTTTTAGTCTCTCTTATTATAACTTCCGTTGGGTCAATTGTGTTGCCCTTTTCTATGTGCACCTCAATAATTCTTTCAACTTGGGTTTTTTTGTCCTTTTCGAGGAACCGTGGGGACAATTCATCTCCTTTGATGGCATCTTGGCTAGCTTTGTGCTCAAATAAATTGGCTAATTCTTTGGAAGGGTCTCTTCCAGACTGAAAAGCTTTCATTATCTCTTGGACTGACATTGTTTCTTCAATCTTGTCAGAGCCAGCATCTTTCAGTTGAGGTTTGTGGTAGACCATTCGCGTTGTAGTGGTGATATGAGTTTTTTCTTTGACGCATGCCAGTTCCTCAGAGCTGACTTTCATCTGCAAGGCCTTTACCTTATTTTTGATCGAGCTAACTGCTGGCTCAGGCTCAACTGGAGGCTTCAAAGCTGCTGCCTCATCCATTACTGGCTCACAGACCTCATCAGGATGTTCATAGCTCCTGATAACATGAACAACCTCAGTTCTTGTTTCTGTTATGACAGGGGGAATAGGCACATCTGTAAAGGGGGGGTTTGGCCCTGTGCTCTCTGCACTTTGAGGAGCTGATGGGGTCTTTTCACTTCTGGTTTCAAAACCACTATCTGAGAGGGGACTCTTATCTTGTTCATGGGAAAAGTCATCAGGAGATTCCAGGATAGCATCTGTGCCACAATAGGAGTCTGCTAATTTACTCAAGTCTTTCTCTGAGGTAGAGGTCCGCATACCTGTGGGTGGCATTTTGAGCTTGTGCTCTGGTTTCATGGTACGCTTCTGTTTTTCCTCCCCTTCCTTCTTTATTTCATCATATCTGCTCTTTACATCAGCTATTTTTGAAAGGGAACTGGCACCAAGATCATTCGTTAAGTAATCCACCACTTTAGCTAAATTGAGATCTTTGTCCTGCACTGACTGTGGTCCAAAGGGAAAGGTTGGTTCAAATGTTGGCATGGATCGCAGGGCACTTTGTCGTGCCTCCTCAATTTCATCTTTGGAGAACTCTTCCCATTCATCATCTGAGGCCCTGTCTTTACTTGAGCTTTTGGCCTCACTCAGGACATCTTTTGTGAGAATTTCACTAACTTTGACAAGGTCGCCTTTAACTTTCTCAACCAAACCGAAAGGCTCTTCATCCTCCATTTTGGACTCTTTAGAAACATGTGTGTGGAAACCTTTGGCTGCGGTCGAGGAGTCAGTTTGTAAGATTGCAGTCATTCTTATCAGATCTTCCTTCATATCTGCCACATCCTTAAGAATCTCTTGACTGGATGTCAATGTGGGTGCGGCAGCTGCTTTGAGGACTGTTGGGGAAATAAAAAGTGAGGGCTTTGAGGGTTTAATTCGTGATGTAGAGGACTGTGTTTGGGTGTGTGGCTGAGGTGTGATTGTTATTTTTTCTGGGAGTTTCTTCCCCTGTGGTTCAGGAACCACATTGACCACGGAGAATACTGGAACAGACATGGGACTAGACGATACTGATGTGGTGATAGTGGCTGGTGATCTAAGGGTATCATGAACAGAGCTTGATAAATTTGATCTTAAAGGTGAAGATACAGATTTTAGCGCACTATAGCTTGACATTGAGCCAGCAGTAAGTGATTTCTCAGCCTCACTGAAGGCCGCACCAACACTGGCTGTAGCTGCTTGTGTTGTGGCCTGTATCCGTTCATGTAAGCTGTAAGCCCCTCCTGTAAACAGACGGGAAGATGCAGAGGAGGATGAGGGGTATTTCACTGGAGAAATGGATCCGTTTAACAGGAATGTTTCAGTACTGGATACTGTAGGCTTAGTTGATGAAGAAAGCGATGACAGAATTGTACCCCTAGCTGTATCTGTGGTCGTTTTAATAGAGGACAAGCTTGTAATGTTTCGAATTGGAGAGGACACTGCTATACTTGTGGGGGCCAGGGTGGATTTGAATGATAAAGACgtgtatgtatttgttgttgACTTTATAGAATCAGCTTGGGTCACTGTGGAGAAAGTTCTGTCCAGCATGGATCCAGGTGATGAAGTCAAGTTAGCTCTTGAGGACAATGAAGCAGCGAGCCCCTTAATGGACACCGGATCTGTGCCAATTTTACCCGGCGAAGATACGAGACTGGAGGAAATTTGAACTTGGTTTTGGGGTTGTTGAACCACAGTCTTTATTGGAGATGACATAGATCTGTATGATCTAATGGGTGATGTTATATCGCTAACTGATTTTGCAGGAGAAGCATTTGAGGTTCCTAGGGTCGACTTAATTGGAGACACAGAGGAAATGGACCACACAGACTTTAGTGGCGAAGCAGACGGCGTGTTGGAAGATGAACTGGAGATGGAACCCAGTCCACATTTTGTTTGCCCAGGGATGGTAATAGGAGCAGTCGACCATGCCTGGTAAGATCTTGTTGAAAAGACAGGTTTGTGAGCGTAACCAGCAGGCAGTGTTCTTGTTGTACTTCGTTCGACTGTTTCTTTAAACAGACAAATGAAAATCCAACATAAAGTCAACAAAAAATGGTGGAGAAACAGAGAGACCAGAAGGAAAAAATTGGTCAGTGGTGATTGTCTTATAAGGAGTAGAGCAGCAGTTTTATGATGTGAAATGGAATTGAAGATGAGGATGGTGCCAAAATAAAGATAATCCAAAGAGATTCATGGCCCACTAAGGgttcacaaaacaaaaattaacaaaGTGCACACACGCAAAAGTATGATAAAAAGGATGAACCACAAAACGTAAAATGGCAAGACAAATACACAGGACCAGAGAAAACCAATATCACTTTTGACTTTTGATGTGCTAAATTTTCCTGTGACTGACTACCTTCATTGCTACAGTGCCTTTTATCTGTTTggtttagagagagagaaaataaaaccagACCCTTCTCcaatttgtgtatttttacaaaaacagaaGACTCCAAAACAAAAAGCATCCTTGTTCCTATGCTACAGCAAAGCACTTTATGACAAATGCAGGATATATAGCTACAATTTAAAGTTCAAAATATCACTCCCATCATGCAGATCTGAGTAACTTTAGTGACAGGCAATTCAGTGCAAACTGTGAAAGTACCCGAGAGAATCTACCTGTGAGTCTTCATGCATTTccatcaaaaatgcattaaataattatGCACAATCACAAAGCCAAAAGGAGCCAGACTGGTTGTAAACAGGAATTAAACAAAGGAAATTATTTTCTACTTTGATGCCATAGTGCATAAAGTTTGCATTAATAAGTCACTCAAAGTAAAATGTTatgaatgttacaaaatattcttGCTAGTGTgggtaaaaatgaaaaaaaaaaaaatagggtaaacAATATCCCATAAGCACAGGGCAAGCAcggcacaccaactgaaataccAAATTTCACATGCAAACtaaactttaaaaaacaaaaacagaaaacaagcaTGTGGACTCTGTTCATGTATGGTAAAAATGTGCAGATAAAACAATGTTAATATATCATAGATGGTCACAGCAAGTCACATGTTAGCTTTAATCACTCGCAAGAATTTGATTCTCAATATAAGTTGAtacattagtaaaaaaaacatCACACTCACTCGTTCCAGGCTCGGTCAGATAGCTGTAGCGCTTACGTAAGGCTAGAGATGCAAAGGTATGACGTCGTTCTGGCTTTTCACTCTGTAACAACAACAGAAAGAATCCTATAAGTTCTCCCATTATAAAACCCTGCTTAAAGTTCAGCTATCTCCATTATTGTTCTTTTCCTTCTGAAAAAGCATTATGACTATAATGAAGGAACACTGATTTGGAaggtttttataattttctttataTTACTGTACTCTTTAAATTGGGTTGGCCTATATAGTCTCTATTCACATCAAAGGAAATGAATGTTACATTGATTTCCTTTAATtcttttaaaggaactattattGACTGGGTCAGTGAGATCATAGGTTCCTGTGACCAGTACTTTGTTATGCAATAtaaacttaatattttttgtcctataaattagattttaatatgctttgatatGATCCACTTAAGTTTGACAGTCTAGGCAACAGACCTTGGTGCATGGATAAGTAAAAAAATCAGCTTGCAGAAAGTTGCAGCAGCATgcagtatatgtatgtgtacccAAATTAAAGCTGTCTTAAAAGAACATATAACCCAGAGCTAAAGCAACTAGCACGCCACATGAAAATGAGGGGAGAGCACTATTACCTCTTCCTCAGGATCTGAATCCACATCCTTTTGGTTCCCAAGATGCATTGCAGAAACCGAGGGGATAACGCAATGAAGAGGAGGGCGAAAGAAACATCAGGATATGAAAAAGGCGACTGAGAGCACACTAAGTGAAAGTTACCGCAAAGCCACAGTGAAGGAATATTAAGGagttaaaaataaaggaaaaataaagCACAGAGCCACAACCACAGAAGCTGCTGAAATAAGCACAAGCCTGTGCACCTTCAGCCAAAGCAAGATCCAAATCAAAAGTGTGATTGGGTCAGCCACAACAACAACTTGAAAGAAGCTTGAAACAGATAAAAGACACACTCAGGCAGTTTGAGCCAAGTTTGACCCTTCATGACTAGGAACACTGCTCTATCTTTCCTGAGTATGAAGATGGCATGATATGACGCAGATGATCATAGTTCACCCTTACCTTCTTGAGTCCTGGCAATGTGATGTTTAAATTACAGATAGCAG comes from the Carassius carassius chromosome 39, fCarCar2.1, whole genome shotgun sequence genome and includes:
- the LOC132121271 gene encoding ankyrin-3-like isoform X10 encodes the protein MAHAASQIKKRADLELTAAEEEREKEKKKKPSKRSREPKKKTDSNASYLRAARAGNLEKALDYIKSGVDINICNQNGLNALHLAAKEGHVEVVAELIKLGATVDAATKKGNSALHIASLAGQADVVKVLVNNGAIINAQSQNGFTPLYMAAQENHLDVIKFLLDNGSSQSIATEDGFTPLAVALQQGHDQVVSLLLENDTKGKVRLPALHIAARKDDTKAAALLLQNDNNADVESKMMVNRTTESGFTPLHIAAHYGNINVATLLLNRGAAVDFKARNDITPLHVASKRGNANMVRLLLERGARIDARTKDGLTPLHCGARSGHEQVVELLLDRGAPILSKTKNGLSPLHMATQGDHLNCVQLLLHHEVPVDDVTNDYLTALHVAAHCGHYKVANVLVDKKANPNAKALNGFTPLHIACKKNRIKVMELLLKHGASIQAVTESGLTPIHVAAFMGHENIVTQLTNHGASSNTMNVRGETALHMAARAGQANVVKFLVANGADVDAKAKDDHTPLHISSRLGKPDIVQQLLKHAASPDATTTSGYTPLHLAAREGHKDVASILLDNGASLGITTKKGFTPLHVAAKYGKIEVANLLLQKQAPPDAAGKNGYTPLHIAAKKNQMEIATTLLEYGADTNATTRQGISPLHLAAQEGNVDMVTLLLARETEINLGNKSGLTPLHLAAQEDKVNVSEVLINHGATVDPETKMGYTPLHVSCHYGNIKMVHFLLENQAKVNAKTKNGYTPLHQAAQQGHTHIINLLLQHGASPNELTVNGNTALAIAKRLGYISVVDTLKVVTEETHTTVTVMEKHKMNVPETMNEFLDMSDDEGEDAMTGDTDKYLGPQDLRELGDDSLPQEGYVGFSVGARTASLRSFSSDRSNTLNRSSFTRDSMMIEEILAPNKDTGVCREIPNLVETHYKHLALSKDYNVDSMRRYSWTPDTLDNVNLVSSPIHSGLSPSLLQYDIRFLVSFMVDARGGSMRGSRHNGMRIIIPPRKCTAPTRITCRLVKRHKLASLPPMVEGEGLASRLVEVGPAGAQFLGPVIVEIPHFGSMRGEERELIMLRSENGETWKEHHYDCKYEDLYELLNGMDEELESTADLEKKRICRIITKDFPQYFAVVSRIKQESNQMGPEGGVLSSMTVPLVQASFPEGALTKKIRVGLQSQPVPDETVKKLIGNRATFSPIVTVEPRRRKFHKPITMTIPMPPLSGDGVVNGYKGDPTPSLRLLCSITGGTSPAQWEDITGTTPLTFLKDCVSFTTNVSARFWLADCHQIPEAVGLATQLYRELICVPYMAKFVVFAKMNDPVESSLRCFCMTDDKVDKTLEQQENFEEVARSKDIEVLEGKPIYVDCYGNLAPLTKSGQHLVFNFYAFKENRLPFCVKVRDSNQDPCGRVSFLTEPKTSKGLVQTAICNLNITLPGLKKDVDSDPEEESEKPERRHTFASLALRKRYSYLTEPGTKTVERSTTRTLPAGYAHKPVFSTRSYQAWSTAPITIPGQTKCGLGSISSSSSNTPSASPLKSVWSISSVSPIKSTLGTSNASPAKSVSDITSPIRSYRSMSSPIKTVVQQPQNQVQISSSLVSSPGKIGTDPVSIKGLAASLSSRANLTSSPGSMLDRTFSTVTQADSIKSTTNTYTSLSFKSTLAPTSIAVSSPIRNITSLSSIKTTTDTARGTILSSLSSSTKPTVSSTETFLLNGSISPVKYPSSSSASSRLFTGGAYSLHERIQATTQAATASVGAAFSEAEKSLTAGSMSSYSALKSVSSPLRSNLSSSVHDTLRSPATITTSVSSSPMSVPVFSVVNVVPEPQGKKLPEKITITPQPHTQTQSSTSRIKPSKPSLFISPTVLKAAAAPTLTSSQEILKDVADMKEDLIRMTAILQTDSSTAAKGFHTHVSKESKMEDEEPFGLVEKVKGDLVKVSEILTKDVLSEAKSSSKDRASDDEWEEFSKDEIEEARQSALRSMPTFEPTFPFGPQSVQDKDLNLAKVVDYLTNDLGASSLSKIADVKSRYDEIKKEGEEKQKRTMKPEHKLKMPPTGMRTSTSEKDLSKLADSYCGTDAILESPDDFSHEQDKSPLSDSGFETRSEKTPSAPQSAESTGPNPPFTDVPIPPVITETRTEVVHVIRSYEHPDEVCEPVMDEAAALKPPVEPEPAVSSIKNKVKALQMKVSSEELACVKEKTHITTTTRMVYHKPQLKDAGSDKIEETMSVQEIMKAFQSGRDPSKELANLFEHKASQDAIKGDELSPRFLEKDKKTQVERIIEVHIEKGNTIDPTEVIIRETKRHPEFICKSDRGLKELVERVDGDYEVLQDEEELTAEESVPFFLNTSRVNAPVPQEEESHPSSSQLTADESYKAFKLLSQHSIEYHDDELSELRGESYRFAEKMLLSEKLDISHSDTEDSVADQAHSIVTELQGAEGVYGETVAGPRKESKLKSARNASDKSGKYPPQDEQYDKVTVLHYTTEPGSPKHAVWMRFTQDRQDRNREKLIYEDRVDRTIKEAEEKLSEVSQFFRDKTEQLNDELKSPEKKKSTRLSREKWSGPSSTCSSPEKKQKSAAEEWDKGRQKMFGCTNERKSASMPNSPERHVLSQFCEDKPKQHQDPKQAKTGNAGPPVPVKTSRVSSVRQKFEIKEQKQDHNVPLTQSKQPVKKLPESKLPVYQIFAGSKPSKADSTDEALPPSRKLTETDKSKLTPHSTSSTIVSKQLGEKCLPEKSSTSDIVVKRASLFEKMKDQEFDKTQVSSQNLKDGNIADRHSAINDIKEQQYFKSDIKNDTVKTASSSKDNITRNDFQIKTLKKKTESHIPVRTSPGPPDNNQSKKANQDTLTKLSEKSPSHIPTLTKPRVHGRLELQREEGATKNSEEVSAESRTTSGLSDTSSVEKISTVTTIESFKGLKTLPVYVSVQVGKQSDKDMGGGGTNGTLKKMASSESRTIFAVKQKQPASPQGSPDDDTLEQLSFIESSGKSPMTPETPSSEEVSYDLTSRTPDPFIAFMPGIASPIAEVSEESEDSEQDKAILLKESVPENEANGEHKTVQETKDKRVAYIEFPPPPPLDSDSSQPEKKGLTPSSEAETELKEVNLQEEHDKHLLTEPIIRVQPPSPVPPGANDSDSSEEESVFKPIPIKKYTFKIDEDKDLKKSPSKKHDKNENDKEPEPNGNGKADDFDYEQNGNDQSITDCSLATTAEFSHDTDATEIDSLDGYELQDEDDGLSEPTAKPFGFPNENRKDLWASDNMSRPSDRCQSKLEVIHEELPTEDCKKTKAKTDSSNQKYGKDNEKDGKQSDQRLSDTYFSYKLDEEFNTPFKTVATKGFDPWSSKGGEDEVVDARIKDDEPKPFGLAVDDKSTATTPDTTPARTPTDESTPTSEPNPFPFHEGKMFEMTRSGAIDMSKRDFVEERLQFFQIGPQSPCERTDVRMAIVADHLGLSWTELAREMEFSVDEINQIRVENPNSLTAQSFMLLKKWVSRDGKNATTDALTAVLTKINRLDIVTLLEGPIFDYGNISGTRCFADDSAVSQEQADGYHSIELELKSPSELAYEPPTPLHQDDFFGEDSRLNFPFSAPVRPSELSLPTTSGPVSAETKPPTVMAEETFIGGRDSVSQEDWSAENYFGVSKEIPVPTEQHDSERTSKESDVFPESPVKEQKEVQSKLPVCVSANEAPGENGKSGFDEEDEEMTQEKIKSLLENIKLEEGSEEEEMTEERLQAIFCEVQQADKDVSSISGLQSETSGANGKMATSDHRLDTGQELMSSTPGVETERQNGDYQKLQAQARLSQDANDSSSKTNGKARKDSGQEVSSEAVEDRGPNNREEDISEPIVQQDIRKDNESSSDEEETVTTRVYRRRVILKGDQARNIPVETVTGEQFTDEDGNLVTRKVIRKVVRRTAGVEDKGRRKHGKHTWQANRAEQEEEGGPGPLREHTEAGEEEKGIKKEGRQREKMGQS